The genomic segment CTTCAGAACGCTTGGTTGAAATGTACGTTTCATATTCGTATACCCGGTTGATGTTTGGGGTCAGTTTTTAAAGGGCGGCAATTGTATGAGAAACCCCGACAAATGGCAATGGCTGTTCCCTGACCAATTTTGGTGACCGAATCGGTCAGCATAATCCTGCGTACGGTAATTTATTATTTTGTATGAAATGGTGTTTGAAAAGAGATAGAGGATTGATGAAGTTATTATTATTAGTGCCCGGTTTTTCTGTGGATAAGCTATGTAAACCATTGATTTAAATTGACTTATAGGTTTTATAACTAGGCTCTTTTCCAGTGATGAAGGTGGTATTAAGCTGACCGTAAGTGGTGGGTGAAAGGCAACGATATACCGTCGGGTCAACATCCCGGTTCTTTCCTGTGGATCAATTTTGATATTGTGGGCAGGTTTTCCACAGGTTGTTGGGCGTGTGTTGGCCGTGGTAAATCGACGGTGATGAAGCGGGACTATTCTGTGGATAACTTCTGCCGCTTTGGATACACTGTGCGACCTTGAACCAAAACGTAAATTGAGGTGGGTGTGGCTGTATTTTGGGATGAATGTTTACGGCATCTGGAGCATGAGTTGCCTACCCAGCAGTACAACACCTGGATTCGACCTCTGATGGCATCTGAGCAGAATCAGCGGCTGGTGCTAAGCGCACCAAACCGCTTTGTACGTGACTGGGTCAAAGACAAATATCTGCAACGTATTCAGGAAATTCTTTCAGAGCTGAATGGCGGACGTCTCACTCATGTGGATCTGACGGTGGGTGAATCACAGCCGATGTTTCGCGCTCCGCAGCCAGCTCAGCGGCAGGTTGATCCCCAGCCGCCGATGGTTCGTAATCCAGCGTCCAGCTTTGCAGCTACCCGTGCACGGGCGGAAGATGATGAACCCATGGCTGACGAATTCCAGTCACCTACCGTCGCCTCAATCACGCCGATTCAGCAGCCAATTAATGCTCCCTTGCCACGGCGGGAAGTGCAGGTTGAAGGCGGCCTCAAGCACCGTTCGTTTTTAAACCCGACCTTTACCTTTCAATCGTTTGTTGAGGGTAAATCGAACCAGCTGGCCCATGCAGCGGCGCAGCAGGTGGCAGAAAATGCCGGTGGCTCTTACAACCCACTCTTTATATATGGGGGGGTTGGCCTGGGTAAGACGCATCTGATGCATGCGGTGGGGAATTACCTGCAGTCGAAAAATCAGAATGCCAAGGTGCTCTACGTGCACTCCGAACGCTTTGTTCAGGATATGGTTAAAGCGTTGCAACTGAATGCCATCAATGAATTCAAGCGTTTTTATCGTGGTCTGGATGCTTTGCTGATTGATGATATTCAGTTTTTTGCTGGTAAAGAACGTTCCCAGGAAGAATTTTTCCATACCTTCAATGCCTTGCTTGAAGGCGGTCAGCAGATGATTCTGACCTGCGATCGATATCCAAAAGAAATTCACGGACTTGAAGAGCGTTTGAAGAGTCGTTTTGGCTGGGGCCTGACGGTTGGTGTAGAACCCCCCGAGCTTGAGACTCGTGTAGCGATTTTGATGAAAAAAGCGGAGCAAAGCGGGGTACACTTGCCAGATGATGCGGCCTTCTTTGTTGCTCAACGTATTCGCTCAAATGTACGGGAGCTGGAAGGTGCACTGAAGCGGGTGATTGCCAGTGCGCAATTTACCGGTAGTGAAATCAACCTGCCGTTTATT from the Candidatus Thalassolituus haligoni genome contains:
- the dnaA gene encoding chromosomal replication initiator protein DnaA, whose amino-acid sequence is MGVAVFWDECLRHLEHELPTQQYNTWIRPLMASEQNQRLVLSAPNRFVRDWVKDKYLQRIQEILSELNGGRLTHVDLTVGESQPMFRAPQPAQRQVDPQPPMVRNPASSFAATRARAEDDEPMADEFQSPTVASITPIQQPINAPLPRREVQVEGGLKHRSFLNPTFTFQSFVEGKSNQLAHAAAQQVAENAGGSYNPLFIYGGVGLGKTHLMHAVGNYLQSKNQNAKVLYVHSERFVQDMVKALQLNAINEFKRFYRGLDALLIDDIQFFAGKERSQEEFFHTFNALLEGGQQMILTCDRYPKEIHGLEERLKSRFGWGLTVGVEPPELETRVAILMKKAEQSGVHLPDDAAFFVAQRIRSNVRELEGALKRVIASAQFTGSEINLPFIKESLKDLLALQERQVSIDNIQRTVAEYYKIKISDLSSKRRTRSIARPRQVAMALSKELTNHSLPEIGEAFGGRDHTTVLHACRKVKELQQTNADVLEDYKNLLRSLTT